A segment of the Actinomyces sp. oral taxon 171 str. F0337 genome:
TCGCGGGCCCGCAGCGACCGCATCGGGTGGATGGTCAGCTGGATGCGCGAGCGCCCGGCGGCGATCAAGGCCGTCATCGATGTCGTCGCCCGGCGGGACCCGACCCTGGGACGCCGAGAGACGAGTGTCGCGGAGGCCATCGTCTGGACCCGGGAGCACCGACGCTGACGAGGGCTGACGCCCACGGCGAAACCGCCGCCACGCTTTGGCACTCGCGTTGACTGAGTGCTAACGCCGTCGTAGATTCTCCGTCAGGCGCAGCGGGGTGCCCGCCCGGTCCTGGGACACAGGCTGGCACCTTCTGCGACTCGCGCTCCTGCATCGTGCCGGACCGATCCCCGCGACGGCGGTCGGGCACGCCTGGGGAGGGCGAACAAGCCGTTCTACTGCACGTTGAAGAGAAGGAGGAGGTCTCCAATGTCGATCTCCATCAAGCCGCTCGAGGACCGCATCGTCGTCCAGACCGTTGAGGCCGAGCAGACCACCGCATCCGGCCTGGTCATCCCCGACACTGCCAAGGAGAAGCCCCAGGAGGGCAAGGTCGTGGCCGTGGGCCCCGGCCGCGTCGACGACTCTGGCAAGCGTGTGCCCGTCGACGTCGCCGAGGGTGACGTCGTCATCTACTCCAAGTACGGGGGCACCGAGGTCAGCTACGCCGGTGAGGACTACCTCATCCTGTCGGCGCGCGACGTCCTGGCGGTCGTCACCAAGTGACCCGTTGAGCTCGTGTGCGCCGCCCGGCGCCACGGCACACTGAACTGAAAGGGGAGGCACCTTGGGGTGCCTCCCCTTTCAGTGTGCGCGCACAGTGCCTACCGCACGTATGCGCCGTGTCCGGACGATTGTCTGGATGTTGAGCTGGGAACGTCCAAACTGTCGATTCCCTGAAACAGGGCGGAGCATTAGGCCGGTTCGTTGGTGAAGCGGCGTGCTTGCCGCTCGTAGTAAGCGCGCCGTTCCTCCTCACTCATGCCTCCCCAGACGCCATAGGGCTCGCGAGTGCTCAGGGCGTGGTCCCGGCACTCCTCCAGGACGGGGCAGTCCTGACAAATGGCCTTTGCTCGTTCGTCCCGTCGTCGACGGGAACCGCCTCTCTCTCCTTCGGGGTGGAAGAAAACCGAGGATTCCATGCCGAGGCAGGACCCCCGATACTGCCACTCCCAGAGGGTGGAGATCGGACCGGGCAGACGCGATGAGTCGTGCATTGCCTCCCTCCCCTCCTTTGGATATGGCGGTCGAGCACACCGAACTTGATGCGCTATACCTAACGATAAGATCGCACGGCGCGTTGATCAAGAAGAATCATTCTATCTCACAATGAAATTTTCTCCAGATTTGCTGAATGCTTGCGTTCTGGCTGTCTGAAAACGTGCGCCAGAATGTGGCGCTCGAATAGCAGAAACGTTTTGTGAATGATGTGTGTCTGAGGAGTGTCTTTTTTCTGAAACGTTCCGCATTCATTGTCGCTTTACTTTTGGGGCGCTCGTCACCTCAGTGCGGTGGTTCCGACGTCGGAGCGGCTGTAGGGTCGAGTGCTCGGCCTCGTCGCTCTGGGCGCTCTGGTGCCGGGCGGCTCGACGGTGCGGGTGGGCCGGTGGCGCGGACAGGCCGATACCGGCGGATATGCACAGGGTGGTCAGGTCGTCCTACGATGTCCCCGTGAGCGACTCGATCACCAGCCCCGACGTCTTTGCCCCCACCGGACTCACTTACGACGACGTGCTCCTGCTGCCCAGGCTGACCGACGTCATTCCCTCCGATGTCGATACGACCTCCAGGCTGACCCCGAGGATCAGCCTGGCCACCCCGCTGCTCTCAGCCGCTATGGACACTGTCACCGAGTCGGACATGGCTATTGCCATGGCGCGTCAGGGGGGTATCGGCATCCTCCACCGCAACCTGTCCATCGAGGACCAGGCCCAGCAGGTGCGGCGCGTCAAGCGCTCGGAGTCCGGCATGGTCACCGACCCGGTGACCGTCGGACCGGACGCCACCATCGCTCAGCTCGACGGGCTCTGCGGTCACTACAAGGTCTCCGGCCTGCCGGTCGTCGATGCGGGAGGCAACCTTCAGGGGATCATCACCAACCGCGATCTGCGCTTCGTCCCACCGGAGCGCTGGGCGAGTCTGACCGTGCGCGAGTGCATGACGCCGCGTGATCGCCTCATCACCGGCGCGACTGGCATCTCCCGGGAGGATGCCAAGGCGCTCCTGGCTGAGCACCGTATCGAGAAGCTGCCCCTCGTCGACGCCGAGGGACGCCTCACCGGTCTCATCACTGTCAAGGACTTCGTCAAGACCGAGCAGTACCCCCACGCCACCAAGGACGCCGAGGGGCGCCTGGTGGTGGGTGCCGCCGTCGGCTACTGGGGAGACACGTGGGAGCGTGCCGGGGCCCTGGCCGAGGCCGGCGTGGACGTCCTCATCGTCGACACCGCCAACGGCGGCGCCAAGCTGGCGCTGGAGATGATCTCCCGCCTGAAGTCCGATTCCGCCTTCGGTGGCATCGAGGTCATCGGCGGCAACGTCGCCACCCGTGAGGGAGCCCAGGCGCTCATCGACGCCGGGGTCGACGCGGTCAAGGTCGGGGTGGGGCCGGGCTCCATCTGCACCACGCGCGTCGTCGCCGGCGTGGGGGTACCCCAGGTGACAGCCATCTACGAGGCCGCCCGCGCCTGCAATCCCGCCGGGGTCCCCCTCATCGCCGACGGCGGCCTGCAGTACTCCGGTGACATCGCCAAGGCCCTGGTGGCCGGCGCGGAGACGGTCATGCTCGGCTCCCTGCTGGCAGGCTGCACGGAGTCGCCCGGCGACCTCGTCTTCGTCAACGGCAAGCAGTGGAAGCGCTACCGCGGCATGGGGTCGCTGGGTGCCATGAGCTCGCGTGGACGCACCTCCTACTCCAAAGACCGCTACTTCCAGGCCGACGTCTCCTCCGACTCCAAGATCGTCCCCGAGGGCATCGAGGGGCAGGTCCCCTACTCCGGAGCACTGGGTGACGTCGTCTACCAGCTCATGGGCGGGCTGCACCAGTCCATGTTCTACGTGGGCGCGCGCACGATCCCCGAGCTCAAGGAGCGCGGGCAATTCGTGCGGATCACGAGCGCCGGCCTCAAGGAGTCCCACCCCCACGACGTCAAGATGACCGTCGAGGCGCCCAACTACACCGGGCGAGACGGGGTCTGAGGTGCCGGCAGCCCCAGCTGTCCCGACAGATTCAGCACACACTGCCGCTCGGGGGGGGGGCCAGCCGGAGTGATCCGGCCGGCCCCCCGCGTTGGGCGTCCCTTGTCGGTTGTACGGCGGGTGATCTCGGAAGGGCTCAGCACATGGGGGAGTCCGGCAGGGGCCAAGCGGTCTGGGCCCGTGCGCGTGAGGGATTCTTGCGTGCCAGCCATTCGTTGAAGGACTCCGCCCAGGTGCGGTGGGCTCGGGTCTGGAAGGTTACGAGCTCATCAGGGCCGAGCTTCGAGACCTGCGGGTGGGCCGCGGCCAGGGCCTCGAGCACATCGAGCGTGGCGGCCACGTCCACCTCCGCAGTGTGCAGGGCCTCATTGACGTGCACGCCGTAGACCTCGCAGAGGTCACCCAGGCGGCGCTTGCCCCGGCGGTAGCGATCCACGGCCCGGTCCAGGACCAGCGGGTCGGCGATGGGCCCCAGCTCGCGGCCAAGGCGCGAGCGCATCGTGGGAAGTCCGTGGCGAGCGAGCTCGGCCTCCATGAGTGTCAGATCGTAGGAGGCGTTGAAGGCGATGACCGGGGTACCGGCCGTCATGGCCGCCACCAGGTGGTCACTGACCTCTGTCAGCACCTCGGTCACCGGCCGTCCCTCGGCTCGGGCTCGCTCGGTGGTCACGCCGTGGACCGCCGAGGCGGCCTCGGGGATCTCCACGCCGGGATCGGCGAGCCACGTGGTCACGGACTGCGGCCGGACTCCATCGGCCTGAGGCTCCGCCCGCCAGACGAGCGCCGCCGTGACCAGGCGGTCCCCGGAGGGATCCACTCCGGTGGTCTCGGTGTCGAAGCCGAGCAGGGGACCGAAGGGCCAGGCCGAAGGGACGGTGGCTGTGTCGTCGGACATGGAGGAGGAGTGCGGGGTGCTCATGGCCCCCAGCATGCCACCGGACTACGACATCAATGCGCCAGCACCAGTGCGCCTCGGCCGGCGTCCGGTGCCCCCGTGCGCGTGGCTGCCCCGCCGGTCGGTCCGGTGGAGAAGGGGATGGGCCCTCTAGGATCGGGTCATGAGCACAGAGGTCGAGATCGGACGTTCCAAGCGTGCCCTGCGCGCCTACTCCTTCGACGACATCGCCCTGGTGCCGGCACGCCGTACTCGAGACACCTCCGAGGTGCGCGTGGGCTGGCAGATCGACGCCTACCACGTGGACCTGCCGGTCATGGCCTCCCCCATGGACTCGGTGATGAGTCCCGAGACCGCCATCATGGTGGGGCGCCTGGGCGGGATCGGCGTGCTGGACCTGGAGGGGTTGTGGACCCGCTACGAGGACCCCACCGGGGCCCTCGAGCGCATCCGCCAGGCCGACCCCTCCCGGGCCACCAGCGTCCTGCAGGAGGTCTACCGCGCTCCGGTCAGACCCGAGCTCATCACCGAACGGCTCACCCAGATCCGTGCCTCCGGCGTCGTCGTCGCCGGGCGACTCAGCCCCGCCCAGACGCAGCGCCACTGGCGCACCGTGGTCGAGGCGGGCGTGGACCTCATGGTCATCCGCGGCTCCTTCGTGTCGGCCGAGCACGTCTCCGGAGCCGTCGAGCCCCTCAACCTCAAGCGCTTCATCTACGAGCTCGACGTGCCCGTGGTGGTCGGCGGGGTGACCACCTACACCGCTGCCCTCCACCTCATGCGCACCGGTGCGGCCGGGGTCCTCGTGGGGCAGGGCGGTGGCGCATCCTCGTCCGTGCGTCAGGTCCTGGGACTGCACATGCCCATGGCCACCGCCGTGGCCGACGTCGCCGGGGCCCGGCGCGACTACCTCGACGAGTCAGGGGGCCGCTACGTCCACGTCATCGCCGACGGCTCGGTGGGCAACTCCGGCGACGTCGTCAAGGCCATCGCCTGCGGCGCGGACGCCGTCATGCTCGGGGCCGCCCTGGCCCGGGCCGAGGAGGCTCCCGGTGGCGGCTACCACTGGGGCGCCGAGGCCCGACATGAGCGCCTGCCGCGGGGCTTCCGCAGCCATGTGGGCACGGTCGGCACCATGGCCGAGATCCTCAACGGCCCCTCCGACCGCGCCGACGGCACGCTCAACATCATGGGAGCCCTGCGCCGCACTCTGGCAACCACCGGATATGCGGACGTCAAGGAGCTCCAGCGGGTCGAGATCGTCCTGGCTCCCTACACCGGCTCCACCGGTTCTTGAGCGAGTGCCGCCACGACAAACCTCGTTTTTGAAGGGGTGGAACAGTGCAACAGAGCTGTGATCTCGGGTAGTCTCAGCCGGGACGGCAGCCACTGCGCTGCTCAGACCGGTGCGGGGGCATGATCCGGTTCCCGCACCGCTAGCCCCCACATGTCGCAAGGAGCTTCACATGGCCCAGGTCACCGCCACCATCGCTTCCAAGGTCGGTCTGCACGCCCGCCCCGCCGCCACCTTCGTCAAGGCCGTCGCCGAGAAGGGCGTCCCGGTCACCATCGCCAAGGAGGGCGGCGCCGCGGTTGACGCCTCCTCCATCCTCGGTGTGATGACCCTGGGTGCCGGCTTCGGTGACGTCGTCACCCTGGCCTCCGACGCCGACGGCGCAGACGCAGCCCTTGAGGACCTCAAGGCCCTCCTGGAGACCGACCTGGACGCCTGAGAACAGGTTCAACCGGACGGGGCGCGCTCCACTGCGGGGCGCGCCCCGTCCGCGTTGGGACGCTGGCAAGCACCCGTGCCGAAGAGCGCCGCGGACCCGCCATGAGCATCGCCGTCGCCCTCGTGCCCTCCCTGCTGTTCGGGGCACTGTCCCTTCTTCTCGGAGCCTTCCCCACCGACATCCGCCGCCAGAACACCGCGGTCATGGTGGGAGCCGGAGCCGTCTCGCTCGGATGCGCCGCCATGCTCGGCTCGCCCTGGTCCCTGAGCGCCACCGTGTGGGGCGTGGCCTGCGGACTCATGTGGACCGGCGGGCAGGTCTTCGTCCTGTGGGCCTTCCGCGCCTGGGGCGTCAGCCGCACCATGCCGCTGACCACGGCCCTCCAGCTCCTGCTCAACGCCACCCTGGGCGTGAGCCTCTTCGGTGAGTGGCGTGCTCCCGGGGCCCTGATCCTGGGAATGGTGGCGCTCGCGCTCATCATGCTCGGTGCCGCCGCCTGCTCCTGGCAGGAGCGCACCGGCCCCGGTCCCACGGCTGCGCAGCGACGCGACGGCCTACTGGCCACCGCTGCCTCAGCCGTCCTCTACGGCTCCTACCCCTCGCTGCTGCGCGCCGTGGAGGTGCCCCCGGCCCACGCCGTCGGACCCATGGGGCTGGGGCTGCTGGCCGGTGCCGGCCTGTGCGCCCTCATCCTGCCGCGGCGCGCGCCCCTACGGGGCCCGCGGATCGTTCCGGCCGCGCTCGCCGGGGGCCTGTGGGCGGTCGGTAACGCCCTCATGCTGCGCTCGACGGCGGCCGTGGGCGTGGCCTCCGGCTTCACCCTCTCCCAGCTCGGCTTCGTCCTGGCCACCCTCGGCGGCCTGACCATCCTGGGGGAGGAGCGCACCGGCCGGGAACGCACGGTGGTGGCCGCGGGCGTGGTGGCCGCCGTCGTCGGCCTGGTCCTCATGGGGCTGGCGACAGGCATGGACACCGGCGCGCCCCCCTCACGGTAGCCGGCGCTCGGGAGGTGGATCTTCTCAGACCGCGTGAGGGCGGAGGGTCCGCGCGCGGACACGACGACGGCGCCGTCGCAACGGGAGGCTGCGGCGACGCCGTCGATCCGATCGGCCGTGATGTGGAGGCGGCCCTCACTGGTGCGGGCCCAGTGCGGCCCCGCCGGTCTCAGTCCTGCTCGCCCCCGGAGGGGTTCGGCTTGATCCACCACCACAGGCCCATGCCCGCTGCGATGGCCAGCAGACCCAGACCCGCCCACAGGTTGGCGTTGATGCCGCCGGTCTTGCTCATCTCCTCAGTGCTGTTGAACAGGACCGCGCACACCACCAGGTAGAGGCCGATGAGTCCCAGAGCGCCGGTGATGACCGCCCGGATGTCCGTGAGTGAACGATTGCTCATGAGTGTTCTCCTTCGTGTGTCCGAGCGGGTCTAGTGGAAGATGCTGTTGAGCGTGATGACCAGGGCCCCGGCGATGATCCCCAGCGGGATCGGACGACGGTACCAGGGCAGCTCGTGCAGGTGCGGGTCGGTGCGCTCGCTCTTGGGGGTCAGGGCGTAGACGAAGCCCGTGAGCTCGGAGTCGGGCTTCGGTGTCGTGGTCAGGGAGACCAGCACCGTGATGACGACGTCGACCGTGAAGGCCACGCCCGCCGCGAGGAAGGCTCCGCCCTGCCCCGGCATGACCAGGTGCTCGGTCCAGATGAGGATGTTGACCACCAGGGCGCCCAGGGTTCCGCCGATGAGGCCGATCCAACCGGCATGCGGGGTGGCCCGCTTCCAGAACATCCCGATGATGAAGGTCGCGAACAGCGGCGCGTTGAACATCGAGAACAGCGTCTGAAGGTAGTCCATGAGGTTGGAGTAGCTCGACGCGATGATCGCGGTGAGGATCGCGACCACGGAGGCCGTCAGGGTCGAGAGCTTGCCGACCATGAGGTAGTGGGCGTCGTCGGCGTTCTTCTTGATGTAGTGCTGGTAGATGTCCACGCCCCACACGGTGTTGAAGGCGGAGATGTTCGCCGCCATACCCGCCATGAAGGATGCCAGCAGACCCGTGATCGCCAGCCCCAGCAGACCGTTGGGCAGCAGGTCGCGCATGAGGTAGAGGATTGCGTCATTGAACTGGTAGGTCTTGGTGGCCCCAGACTTGAGCTGCTGGACCTCGGAGACCATGACGCCGGCGACCATGCCCGGGACGATGACGAGGAAGGGCACGAACATCTTGACGAAGGTGCCGATGATCGGGGTCGACTGAGCCGAGGAGATCGAGTCCGAGGCCATGGCCCGCTGCACCTCGACGAAGTTCGTCGTCCAGTAGCCGAAGGACAGCACGAAGCCCAGGCCGAAGACCAGACCGATGACGGACAGCAGGTTGGAGTCGAAGCCGGAGATCGAGTTGCCGGGCCACGAGTGCAGCTGCTGGGCCGGATCAGTACCGGCGGCCGTGGCGGCTTCGGTGATCTTGCTGGTCAGGCCGTGCCAGCCGCCCACGCGGTGCAGGCCGATGAGGGTCAGGGGCAGCAGGGCCGCCACGATGACGAAGAACTGAAGGACCTCGTTGTAGATCGCAGCGGAGAGCCCACCCATGGTGATGTAGGAGAAGACGATGACGGCCGCCACGATGAGCCCCACCCACAGGGGCCAGCCCAGCAGCCAGTTCATGATCTTGCCCAGCAGGTACAGGTTGATGCCGGCGATGAGCAGCTGGGCCAGGGCGAAGCTGAGTGCGTTAACCAGGTGTGCGGCGGTGCCGTAGCGCTTGAGCATGAACTCTGGGACCGAGCGCACCTTGGAGCCGTAGTAGAAGGGCATCATGACCAGACCCAGGAAGATCATGGCCGGGACCGCACCGATCCAGAAGTAGTGGAAGGTCGGCATGCCGTACTCGGCGCCGTTGGCGGACATTCCCATGATCTCGACGGCGCCGAGGTTCGCCGAGACGAAGGCGATACCCGTCACCCAGGCCGGCAGGGACCGCCCCGAGGTGAGGAAGCCGTCGGCCGTGGCCGCCTTGGACCGGGCGATGAGCCCGACGCCAATGACGAAGGCGAAGTAGATCGCGATGGGGATGTAGTCGTACCAGCGTGCGGCAATGAGTGTGCCGGAAGCCGCTGACGAGGCTGATAAAGCGCTCAGCGTGGAGGACATCGGTGTACCTCTCAGTGGATATGTTTCAGATGGCAAGATCATTCTTGCTGTGCGGCAGGTTAGCACGGCACCGATCACGGCACGGGAGGCCGAACTTGTCCGGGATGCACCGGGGAGGCTGGGTAGAGTGCCCTTCATGACACTGACTGCTGCTGCCGACGGCTCCTCCCTGGGCAACCCGGGACCGGCCGGCTGGGCCTGGTACGTGGACGACGACTGCTGGGCCGCCGGAGGCTGGGAGAGCTCGACCAACAACCGCGGCGAGCTCACCGCCGTCCTCGAGCTCCTGCGGGCAACCGAGGCCGCCGGCCTCGCCGGCGAGGAGCTCCTCATCCAGTGCGACTCCCAGTACGTCATCAACTCTCTGACGAAGTGGCGCCACGGCTGGAAGAAGCGCGGCTGGCGCAAGGCCGACGGCAAGCCGGTCCTCAACGCCGACCTCGTCAAGGACCTCGATGCCGCGCTCGCGGGTCGCACCGTGCGCTTCGAGTGGGTGCGCGGGCACGTCGGCCACCCCATGAACGAGGCCGCCGACTCCCGGGCCCGCGGCGCCGCCACAGCATTCCAGCAGGGTCGCCCGGTGCCCGCAGGCCCGGGATGGACCCATGGCGGCCGGGCACCGGGGAACCGGAGGACGGCGCAGGCGCCGAGTGCGGTGTCGTCGAGCACCCCCGCCGCGCCGCAGACCGACGCCCTGTTCTGAGGCCGAGGATCGGGGCGCAGCGTCCGCAGGACCCCGGTGACCTCCTCTCACAGAAACGGCACAGGTCCGTCAAACACGTGGCATAAGGCCTCCGGCGAGGCTTGTAGCCATGACGACAACGAGCCCCGCCCTCCCCGCATCCCGCCCGGCGATCCTGAACCTCCTGGCCCGCCTGCGCCGCCGAGTTCCCACGGTCGTCCTTTTTGCCGCTGTGTCCTTCACCGGCTGGAGCGTCGACTACGCGCTGGTCCTCATCCTCAACTCGCTGACCGACTCGGTCCTCTATGCCGTCGTCGGAGCCAGGATCGTCTCCTGCACTCTGGGCTTCCTGCTCAACCGACGCCTGTGCGGGGCCTCCCCGGAGAGCTTCTGGCGCTCGGCCGGCGGCTACGCGGCGGTCCAGGGCGGGGTCGCGGCGACGTCCTACGCCGGCATCGCGGTCCTCACCAGCGCCGGCGCGCCCCTGTGGCTGGCCAAGGTGCTCGTTGACTCCACGCTCTTCGTCGTCAACTACCTGGCCCAGTCCCGCCTCGTCTACCGGGCCCCGGCGCAGCAGCCCGTCCTGGCGCCGGCCCTGACCACCGCAGCCTGAGAGGGCGGGCGCGGCGGCTCAGGACTGCGCGTCGCGCATGAGGATGACGAGCTGGACCCGGTCGCGCAGGTCCAGCTTGGTCAGGATCCGGGTGACGTTCTTCTTGACCGAGTCCGGGGCCAGGACGAGTCGCTGAGCGATCTCCGCGTTCGTCAGCCCCTGGGCCACCAGGTCGGCCACCTCGCGCTCACGGGGGCTGAGATCGTCGAGGCGCTGCCGTGCCGCGCGTTGCCGGGGTGAGGTGACGGGGCTGAGCATGTGCCGGTTGAGCAGCTCGCGGGTAATGCGCGGAGTGAGGATCGCGTCTCCGGAGCTGACCGCCCGCAGCGCCTGGTGGAGGTCGGCCGTGCGGGTGTCCTTGAGCAGGAAGCCGGAGGCGCCGGCCGACAGCGCCCCGAAGGCGAACTCGTCCTGGTCGTAGGTGGTCAGCACCAGGACCCGGATCGAGGGGTAGAGCTGGGAGATGCGTGCCGTGGCATCGATCCCGTTGAGCACGGGCATGCGCACGTCCATGAGGACGACGTCGGGTAGTGGCCTGCGCTCCTGAAGCAGGGCTGCGAGCTGGTCGAGGGCGTCCTGGCCGTGGGTGGCCTGGGCCGTGACCCGCAGGTCGTCGGCCCGGTTGATGATGAGGGACAGACCCATGCGGGTGGCTCGCTGGTCATCGACGATCATCACCGTGATCGGCGTGCGACCGTTCGATGGGCTCGCGGTGCCCGGCCCGGAGGCGGCGGGGGAGGAGGTGGGGTTGGCGGTGGATCGGCTCATCGCGATGTGCCTTCCGGGAAGGGGACGACGGCGCGCAGCACCCAGCCGGATGCGCCCTCATCGGTCGCGGGGCCGGCGGACATCGTGCCACCGTGCTCACCGACCACGGCCGCCAGGTTGGCCAGTCCGTGCCCGGCCGCGGGCGACGCCTGCGTCGAGCCGGGACCGTCGTCTCCTGAGCCGGTCTGAGCGCCACGACCGTCGTCGGACACGGTGATCCGTGTGGAGGCCTGGTCGTGGTCCAGGGAGATGACGACGCGCGTGGCGCCCTCGGCATGGCGCATGACGTTGGTCAGGGCCTCCCGGACGACGACATAGACGACCTCCCCGAGGACCTGACTGCCCGCGGTGCCGCGGGGATGCCGCCCGGTCTCGCTGAGGGCCGCACTGATACCGGTGGCTCTCACCGTGGTCAGCAGGCCGGGGAGCCGGTCCCATCCGGGTGCGCCCCCGGGGGCCTGCCTGTGCTCCGTGCCCAGGCCGGCCGGGTCCACGGCGGCGTCGGCACCGGCGTCGTCGGGGGAGGGGCCCGGTGCCGTCTGGAGCGAGGCGACGGCACGTCTGGTGTCCGCCAGGCCCTCGCGGGCCAGGGCGTTCATCATGTCGATGGCCTCGTCGGTCTGCGGGCTGCCGCCGGCCCCCTGCATCCCCTCGGACAGGGCGATGATCGCGGTGAGGGCGTGGCCCACGGAGTCGTGGAGCTCGGCCGCCACCCGGGCCTGGTGACGAGCGGCGTCACGTTGAGCGACCAGCCGCTGCTCTGCGGACTGCGCCGCGAGCTGGGCGTCCCCGTGCTCCAGGGCCTGCCGGCGCGAGCGGGAGATCGAGGCCACCGCGAGCACGAGCACCAGGGTGAAGATCCCAGGGCTCAAGGCACCCACCTGTGGCCACTTGGCCAACGTCGTGGGAGTGAGGGCGCACAGCGCGCAGACGCTGAAGCCGATGAGTCGGTCACGGCTGGGGGCGGTGACGAGCAGGGCGTAGAGAGCCAGCATGGATAGCAGGTTGAGTCCACCGCGTGGCCCCCACAGGTCGCCGGCGGCCGAGGCCAGGCTCGTGGCGGTGACGACGGCCAGGGGCCAGCGCCGTCGGGCCAGCAGCGATCCGGCGAGCAGCAGGGAGGCGATGACCCAGCCTCGCAGGGGCAGGTGCGGGTAGGTGTACGAGGCCACGTTCAGCACCATCAGCTGGAAGAGGCCCGCGGCCCCGGCCACCGCCCACAGGGTCAGGGTGCTGGAGCGCCACCACTGAGCCACCCGGTCCAGGAGGGTCCGCGGGACCCATGAGACGTCTTCCGAGTGAGGTGCTGCGGGAACATGGCTCATGACTGGCGCCTCACTGCTCGGCGCAGAGCCAGGGCCAGCAGGACCACCCACACCAGGCAGATGACGCCCTCGAATGCTGCGGCGCCCAGTGAGGTCACGTAGCCCGGGCTCATGGCCGACGTGGTTCGGGTCAGTGAGGCTGCGGGGTTGAGGACGCTCAGCGGTCGAGCCGTGAGAAGCATCGCCATACCCGCAATGATGCTCAGCAGCACCGTGGACATCGTGGTGGCGAAGGACGTCATGACCGCGCCCAGCCAGGTGACGAAGGTGAGGATGACCCACATTCCCAGCGCGACGACGGCGAAGCGCGGCAGGTAGGCGACCAGGCCCACCAGTCTGAAGCCCAGGGCGAGGCCCGTCACCGCGGTGGTCAGGACCAGGACCGCGGTGGTGAGGGCCGCGACCTGGAGCCCGTGCAGCAGCTTCCCCGCAACCATGGTGGTCTCCAGCCCGGTGGCGCTCATCCTCTGCCAGTTCCTTCCCTGGTGCTCATTGCTGGCGATCTGCGCGGCGAAGGCACCCAGCGCCAGCGGCAGGAA
Coding sequences within it:
- a CDS encoding WhiB family transcriptional regulator, which produces MHDSSRLPGPISTLWEWQYRGSCLGMESSVFFHPEGERGGSRRRRDERAKAICQDCPVLEECRDHALSTREPYGVWGGMSEEERRAYYERQARRFTNEPA
- a CDS encoding sodium:solute symporter family protein, yielding MSSTLSALSASSAASGTLIAARWYDYIPIAIYFAFVIGVGLIARSKAATADGFLTSGRSLPAWVTGIAFVSANLGAVEIMGMSANGAEYGMPTFHYFWIGAVPAMIFLGLVMMPFYYGSKVRSVPEFMLKRYGTAAHLVNALSFALAQLLIAGINLYLLGKIMNWLLGWPLWVGLIVAAVIVFSYITMGGLSAAIYNEVLQFFVIVAALLPLTLIGLHRVGGWHGLTSKITEAATAAGTDPAQQLHSWPGNSISGFDSNLLSVIGLVFGLGFVLSFGYWTTNFVEVQRAMASDSISSAQSTPIIGTFVKMFVPFLVIVPGMVAGVMVSEVQQLKSGATKTYQFNDAILYLMRDLLPNGLLGLAITGLLASFMAGMAANISAFNTVWGVDIYQHYIKKNADDAHYLMVGKLSTLTASVVAILTAIIASSYSNLMDYLQTLFSMFNAPLFATFIIGMFWKRATPHAGWIGLIGGTLGALVVNILIWTEHLVMPGQGGAFLAAGVAFTVDVVITVLVSLTTTPKPDSELTGFVYALTPKSERTDPHLHELPWYRRPIPLGIIAGALVITLNSIFH
- a CDS encoding ribonuclease H family protein, with protein sequence MTLTAAADGSSLGNPGPAGWAWYVDDDCWAAGGWESSTNNRGELTAVLELLRATEAAGLAGEELLIQCDSQYVINSLTKWRHGWKKRGWRKADGKPVLNADLVKDLDAALAGRTVRFEWVRGHVGHPMNEAADSRARGAATAFQQGRPVPAGPGWTHGGRAPGNRRTAQAPSAVSSSTPAAPQTDALF
- the groES gene encoding co-chaperone GroES; its protein translation is MSISIKPLEDRIVVQTVEAEQTTASGLVIPDTAKEKPQEGKVVAVGPGRVDDSGKRVPVDVAEGDVVIYSKYGGTEVSYAGEDYLILSARDVLAVVTK
- a CDS encoding GuaB3 family IMP dehydrogenase-related protein; this encodes MSTEVEIGRSKRALRAYSFDDIALVPARRTRDTSEVRVGWQIDAYHVDLPVMASPMDSVMSPETAIMVGRLGGIGVLDLEGLWTRYEDPTGALERIRQADPSRATSVLQEVYRAPVRPELITERLTQIRASGVVVAGRLSPAQTQRHWRTVVEAGVDLMVIRGSFVSAEHVSGAVEPLNLKRFIYELDVPVVVGGVTTYTAALHLMRTGAAGVLVGQGGGASSSVRQVLGLHMPMATAVADVAGARRDYLDESGGRYVHVIADGSVGNSGDVVKAIACGADAVMLGAALARAEEAPGGGYHWGAEARHERLPRGFRSHVGTVGTMAEILNGPSDRADGTLNIMGALRRTLATTGYADVKELQRVEIVLAPYTGSTGS
- the guaB gene encoding IMP dehydrogenase: MHRVVRSSYDVPVSDSITSPDVFAPTGLTYDDVLLLPRLTDVIPSDVDTTSRLTPRISLATPLLSAAMDTVTESDMAIAMARQGGIGILHRNLSIEDQAQQVRRVKRSESGMVTDPVTVGPDATIAQLDGLCGHYKVSGLPVVDAGGNLQGIITNRDLRFVPPERWASLTVRECMTPRDRLITGATGISREDAKALLAEHRIEKLPLVDAEGRLTGLITVKDFVKTEQYPHATKDAEGRLVVGAAVGYWGDTWERAGALAEAGVDVLIVDTANGGAKLALEMISRLKSDSAFGGIEVIGGNVATREGAQALIDAGVDAVKVGVGPGSICTTRVVAGVGVPQVTAIYEAARACNPAGVPLIADGGLQYSGDIAKALVAGAETVMLGSLLAGCTESPGDLVFVNGKQWKRYRGMGSLGAMSSRGRTSYSKDRYFQADVSSDSKIVPEGIEGQVPYSGALGDVVYQLMGGLHQSMFYVGARTIPELKERGQFVRITSAGLKESHPHDVKMTVEAPNYTGRDGV
- a CDS encoding GRP family sugar transporter, with protein sequence MSIAVALVPSLLFGALSLLLGAFPTDIRRQNTAVMVGAGAVSLGCAAMLGSPWSLSATVWGVACGLMWTGGQVFVLWAFRAWGVSRTMPLTTALQLLLNATLGVSLFGEWRAPGALILGMVALALIMLGAAACSWQERTGPGPTAAQRRDGLLATAASAVLYGSYPSLLRAVEVPPAHAVGPMGLGLLAGAGLCALILPRRAPLRGPRIVPAALAGGLWAVGNALMLRSTAAVGVASGFTLSQLGFVLATLGGLTILGEERTGRERTVVAAGVVAAVVGLVLMGLATGMDTGAPPSR
- a CDS encoding exonuclease domain-containing protein, whose amino-acid sequence is MSTPHSSSMSDDTATVPSAWPFGPLLGFDTETTGVDPSGDRLVTAALVWRAEPQADGVRPQSVTTWLADPGVEIPEAASAVHGVTTERARAEGRPVTEVLTEVSDHLVAAMTAGTPVIAFNASYDLTLMEAELARHGLPTMRSRLGRELGPIADPLVLDRAVDRYRRGKRRLGDLCEVYGVHVNEALHTAEVDVAATLDVLEALAAAHPQVSKLGPDELVTFQTRAHRTWAESFNEWLARKNPSRARAQTAWPLPDSPMC
- a CDS encoding HPr family phosphocarrier protein translates to MAQVTATIASKVGLHARPAATFVKAVAEKGVPVTIAKEGGAAVDASSILGVMTLGAGFGDVVTLASDADGADAALEDLKALLETDLDA